Proteins encoded within one genomic window of Columba livia isolate bColLiv1 breed racing homer chromosome 1, bColLiv1.pat.W.v2, whole genome shotgun sequence:
- the MAB21L1 gene encoding putative nucleotidyltransferase MAB21L1: MIAAQAKLVYHLNKYYNEKCQARKAAIAKTIREVCKVVSDVLKEVEVQEPRFISSLNEMDNRYEGLEVISPTEFEVVLYLNQMGVFNFVDDGSLPGCAVLKLSDGRKRSMSLWVEFITASGYLSARKIRSRFQTLVAQAVDKCSYRDVVKMVADTSEVKLRIRDRYVVQITPAFKCTGIWPRSAAHWPLPHIPWPGPNRVAEVKAEGFNLLSKECHSLAGKQSSAESDAWVLQFAEAENRLQMGGCRKKCLSILKTLRDRHLELPGQPLNNYHMKTLVSYECEKHPRESDWDESCLGDRLNGILLQLISCLQCRRCPHYFLPNLDLFQGKPHSALENAAKQTWRLAREILTNPKSLEKL, translated from the coding sequence ATGATCGCGGCCCAGGCCAAGCTGGTGTATCATCTGAATAAATACTACAACGAGAAATGCCAAGCCAGGAAAGCCGCCATCGCCAAAACGATCCGAGAAGTGTGCAAAGTGGTGTCGGACGTGCTGAAGGAGGTGGAGGTGCAGGAGCCTCGCTTCATCAGCTCCTTGAACGAGATGGACAATCGCTACGAGGGGCTGGAAGTCATCTCCCCCACGGAGTTTGAAGTCGTGCTGTACCTGAACCAAATGGGGGTTTTCAACTTCGTGGACGACGGCTCCTTGCCGGGCTGCGCTGTGTTAAAGTTAAGCGACGGGCGCAAGAGGAGTATGTCCCTCTGGGTGGAGTTCATCACGGCGTCTGGCTACCTCTCCGCTCGCAAAATCCGGTCCAGATTTCAGACTCTGGTGGCTCAAGCCGTGGATAAGTGCAGTTACAGAGACGTGGTAAAGATGGTGGCGGACACCAGCGAAGTGAAGCTGAGAATCAGGGATAGGTACGTCGTGCAGATCACTCCGGCGTTCAAATGCACGGGGATCTGGCCGCGGAGTGCTGCCCACTGGCCGCTCCCCCACATCCCCTGGCCGGGACCCAACCGGGTGGCGGAGGTCAAGGCGGAAGGTTTCAACCTCTTATCCAAGGAGTGCCACTCTCTGGCCGGCAAGCAGAGCTCGGCCGAGAGCGATGCCTGGGTGCTGCAGTTCGCGGAAGCCGAGAACAGACTGCAGATGGGCGGCTGCAGGAAGAAATGCCTCTCTATCCTCAAAACCTTACGGGACCGTCACCTGGAGCTGCCGGGCCAGCCCCTGAATAATTATCACATGAAGACTCTGGTTTCATACGAATGCGAAAAGCATCCCCGCGAATCGGACTGGGACGAGTCGTGCCTGGGGGATCGGCTCAACGGGATTTTACTGCAGCTCATCTCCTGCCTGCAGTGCAGGAGGTGCCCGCATTACTTCTTGCCCAACTTAGACCTCTTTCAGGGCAAACCTCACTCGGCCCTGGAAAACGCGGCCAAACAAACGTGGCGACTGGCTAGGGAAATACTTACCAACCCGAAAAGTTTGGAGAAGCTTTAG